A genomic window from Terriglobales bacterium includes:
- a CDS encoding Hsp20/alpha crystallin family protein: protein MVVTRWDPFRELASLQNRVNSLFQDYGRTGQDELTTAGSFVPAVDVYEDEHKVTLKLEIPGINQDDVDVRLENNTLTVSGERKFEKEEKEENFHRIERRYGSFARSFTLPNTLDPESVSANYENGVLKIELAKRAEAKPKQIKVNIGSGKTLGKTVEGTKAEGKSQAA, encoded by the coding sequence ATGGTCGTTACACGTTGGGACCCCTTTCGTGAGCTTGCCTCATTGCAGAATCGCGTGAACAGCCTTTTTCAGGACTACGGCCGCACAGGTCAGGACGAACTGACCACCGCCGGCAGCTTCGTTCCCGCCGTTGACGTTTACGAGGACGAGCACAAGGTCACGCTGAAGCTCGAAATCCCGGGCATCAATCAGGACGATGTCGATGTTCGTTTAGAGAACAACACGCTCACCGTGAGTGGCGAGCGCAAGTTCGAAAAAGAAGAAAAGGAAGAGAACTTCCACCGCATTGAGCGCCGCTATGGCAGCTTCGCCCGTTCATTCACGCTGCCGAATACCTTGGATCCGGAGAGCGTCAGCGCCAATTATGAGAACGGAGTGCTGAAGATCGAACTGGCAAAGCGCGCCGAAGCGAAACCGAAGCAGATCAAAGTAAACATCGGCTCCGGCAAAACTCTGGGCAAGACCGTCGAGGGAACCAAGGCCGAAGGCAAGAGCCAGGCAGCGTAA